One Saccharomyces kudriavzevii IFO 1802 strain IFO1802 genome assembly, chromosome: 7 DNA segment encodes these proteins:
- the SKDI07G3730 gene encoding uncharacterized protein (similar to Saccharomyces cerevisiae YGR126W; ancestral locus Anc_3.486), which produces MPVPSVSVTTDNEYEDISSFSSIDSYKPEPFTGFKDSQAPEQPLLKNDTIVGKAQSENEENIDEQHRHSDVYSHHSSSTLKRPSSNSIEKMITHNALEGNSETADSLKREGLNLNKKALPDITAPVTNSAHNGAFPEEYRLETETGLVKLKTLETLKREDSRVSSAKKEHTNDHADAHSTRSKVTTYSQGSSLESDKLNMAVEKNKKKIEQYRKHKSEKGIKGFFHRIFD; this is translated from the coding sequence ATGCCTGTCCCATCTGTTTCTGTCACAACCGATAATGAATACGAAGACATTTCGTCTTTTTCCTCCATTGACTCCTACAAGCCAGAGCCCTTTACTGGGTTCAAGGATTCCCAAGCTCCAGAGCAGCCTCTTTTGAAGAACGATACTATCGTTGGGAAGGCACAATCAGAGAATGAGGAAAATATAGATGAACAGCATCGTCATTCAGATGTGTACTCTCATCACAGTTCCAGTACTTTGAAAAGACCATCTTCTAACTCAATAGAAAAGATGATTACACACAATGCATTGGAGGGAAATTCAGAGACGGCAGATTCTCTAAAGAGGGAAGGGTTGAACCTGAACAAGAAAGCTCTTCCCGACATTACTGCTCCAGTGACAAACTCAGCCCACAACGGTGCATTTCCAGAAGAATATCGTTTAGAAACTGAAACTGGGTTAGTCAAGTTGAAAACACTTGAAACTTTAAAGAGGGAGGACTCCCGTGTTTCTTCAGCCAAAAAAGAACATACTAACGATCATGCGGATGCACATTCCACGCGATCCAAGGTTACTACGTACTCCCAAGGCTCTTCCTTGGAGTCAGACAAATTGAATATGGCAGtagagaaaaacaagaaaaaaattgaacagtACCGAAAACACAAGTCAGAAAAAGGAATCAAGGGCTTCTTTCAcagaatttttgattaa
- the SKDI07G3740 gene encoding uncharacterized protein (similar to Saccharomyces cerevisiae YGR127W; ancestral locus Anc_3.487), which translates to MATRAHPDYELILISNRDEFLARKTHATCWHNDDFILSPYDLAKTSKEKQIFGTWSGINREGKLATILNLKLDGQRDTIKSKSRGLLPFTFLSTHKADFQNWDNYDKFEMNYDGLNTTGDFNFFYGDVIEKQYKLIDSLGRTFNVLDSTCKSNLNSYMAVSNGEFYNSPSISEQAWKKVKVARDGLEKLVLGNIDSDEETIISNCFQLASKSSVPGTASKPNALQMLADPNVIMNTIYVPPLRRPPDDDLGASIPDGDYYGTRSQIVLLVSKNSSKVTFIERILYSSDEDVNHYSVATPKEEKRFEFKL; encoded by the coding sequence ATGGCTACAAGGGCGCATCCTGACTATGAACTCATCTTAATATCTAATAGAGACGAATTCTTGGCAAGAAAAACGCATGCCACATGCTGGCACAATGATGATTTCATCCTTTCACCATACGACCTAGCCAAAACATCAAAGgagaaacaaatttttggcACTTGGTCTGGTATAAATAGAGAAGGGAAGTTAGCCACTATTCTCAATCTAAAGCTCGACGGTCAGCGAGATACcataaaatcaaaatccCGTGGTCTGCTACCATTCACCTTTTTGTCAACTCATAAGgcagattttcaaaattgggATAATTACGACAAGTTTGAGATGAACTATGATGGGCTGAATACTACAGGTGattttaatttcttctACGGCGATGTTATTGAAAAGCAGTATAAACTTATCGATTCCTTAGGAAGAACTTTCAACGTCTTGGATTCTACCTGTAAAAGTAATCTTAATTCTTACATGGCTGTTTCTAATGGTGAATTTTATAATAGTCCCAGCATATCAGAGCAAGCCTGGAAGAAAGTGAAGGTTGCCCGTGATGGTTTAGAGAAATTAGTTTTAGGAAACATCGATTCAGATGAGGAAACCATAATATCGAATTGCTTCCAACTCGCTTCGAAGTCTTCCGTTCCAGGCACCGCTTCAAAACCGAATGCTTTACAAATGCTTGCTGATCCAAATGTAATCATGAACACCATATATGTGCCACCCTTACGAAGGCCTCCAGACGATGACTTGGGCGCCTCGATACCAGATGGAGATTATTATGGCACCCGCTCTCAGATAGTGTTGCTTGTGAGCAAAAATTCTTCTAAGGTTACCTTTATAGAGAGAATACTATATAGTtcagatgaagatgtgAACCACTATTCGGTTGCTActccaaaagaagagaaaagattCGAATTTAAACTGTAA
- the UTP8 gene encoding Utp8p (similar to Saccharomyces cerevisiae UTP8 (YGR128C); ancestral locus Anc_3.489), with protein sequence MPSLSQPFRLATLPKIASLSNFSLQADYVQVADGTFNESTNNITLGISGSSISQYIINPTPKLTFDYPIPSTNVITACSAAEVQVNVEEDLKISNDDSNDEEKAANSQTKRNIEIWSFGSMVNKGNYTLNVTTKMLESNKNTSNEHLVEDSIDSRRHAGADDFLSQHKIKTKAKVMNIKIDAKNSLIIAVLQNGLIEFYDLKLKLLYSFDISYDNLKYAKWFTENGTDFVFVLCPLEDDKVCYKMLELSDFESKDNSPIKELSSTIIEGFSFESSKLCYQFGKLYKLNQGKIYVYSLPHCQLQQIIELPLINKSNSEDDLISFQPVSVNRILLTVNNIIYLLDLLHCSILNHRELTHVKTFQLLKSALIDSEKSHNSKTIAIGISTKNGPNPTSSLEIINIDVGTNTLKDSLGKSFQVGKNDASVILKPLFDDEDVTNNMVKRNDIDGNINVPIFHYDEVIEKLSVLKNNDIASFDEIFFNDLKVKEEHYTEKDRFISDPGFLNKVLDLIFLKFGGNDYPKALTFLLTHPLFPLNRTHGLLSLLRDQPRLFKQAIVTCPNLPLNELLEELFSIRNRELLLDISFRVLQDFTRDSIKQEMKKLSKLDIQNFIECITNTEEDGPLEGFNHNHSSQLFQLLSLVLDSIGLFSLEGALLENLTLYIDKQVKIAERNTELWNLIDIKGSQHGFATLSSGSTTSQKQALPAYAMEYLDI encoded by the coding sequence ATGCCATCTTTGTCTCAGCCATTTCGATTAGCAACTCTTCCGAAAATTGCTTCCTTGAGCAATTTCTCTTTACAAGCGGATTATGTTCAAGTTGCAGACGGTACCTTCAATGAATCCACGAATAACATAACGCTAGGTATTTCCGGATCATCCATATCTCAATATATTATTAATCCAACACCAAAATTAACGTTTGACTACCCAATACCCTCTACAAACGTTATTACTGCATGCAGTGCCGCGGAAGTTCAAGTTAACGTTGAGGAAGATTTAAAGATTAGCAATGACGACAGTaatgacgaagaaaaagctgCCAACTCacaaacaaaaaggaatattGAAATCTGGTCATTTGGATCAATGGTAAACAAGGGTAATTACACATTAAATGTTACCACTAAAATGCTAGaaagtaataaaaatacCTCAAATGAGCACTTGGTTGAGGATAGTATTGACAGCAGGAGGCATGCAGGCGCGGATGACTTCTTATCCCAGCACAAGATCAAAACGAAAGCCAAAGTTATGAATATCAAAATTGACGCCAAAAATAGCTTAATAATTGCCGTTTTGCAGAATGGTTTGATTGAATTTTATGACTTAAAACTAAAACTTTTATATTCGTTTGACATTTCATATGATAACTTGAAATATGCTAAGTGGTTTACTGAAAATGGCACtgattttgtttttgtctTGTGTCCATTGGAGGATGATAAAGTTTGCTACAAAATGCTCGAATTATCAGATTTTGAGAGCAAGGACAATTCACCTATAAAAGAGCTATCATCTACAATCATCGAAGGATTCTCTTTCGAAAGCTCTAAGCTTTGTTACCAGTTCGGTAAGCTTTATAAATTGAACCAAGGTAAGATATACGTTTATTCTTTGCCACATTGCCAATTACAGCAAATCATTGAGCTTCCATTAATCAATAAATCCAATTCTGAAGACGATTTGATCTCTTTTCAACCTGTTTCAGTAAACAGAATTTTATTGACTGTGAACAACATCATTTACCTGCTAGACTTATTGCATTGTTCTATTTTGAACCACAGAGAATTAACCCATGTCAAAACTTTCCAACTATTAAAATCTGCATTGATTGATTCTGAGAAATCACataattcaaaaactaTAGCAATTGGTATCTCAACGAAGAATGGTCCAAATCCAACTTCCTCCTTGGAAATAATCAATATTGATGTAGGAACTAATACATTGAAGGATTCATTAGGTAAAAGCTTTCAAGtaggaaaaaatgatgctTCTGTCATTTTAAAACCGTTATTCGATGATGAGGACGTAACTAACAACATGGTGAAACGTAACGACATTGATGGGAACATTAATGTACCAATCTTTCACTACGATGAAGTCATTGAGAAGCTCTCAGTCctcaaaaataatgacatTGCTTCGTTCGATgaaatctttttcaacGACTTGAAAGTCAAAGAAGAGCACTATACCGAAAAAGATAGGTTTATTTCTGACCCTGGATTCTTGAACAAAGTGTTAGAtctaatttttctaaaatttgGCGGAAACGACTATCCTAAGGCTTTAACATTTCTTCTTACCCATCCACTGTTCCCACTGAATCGCACACATGGCTTGTTATCTCTTTTGAGGGACCAACCAAGGTTGTTTAAACAGGCAATTGTAACGTGCCCCAATTTACCATTGAACGAATTGCTTGAGGAATTGTTTTCTATTAGAAACAGAGAGCTATTATTAGACATCTCGTTTAGAGTTTTGCAAGACTTCACAAGAGACTCTATCaaacaagaaatgaaaaaactaAGCAAGCTAGACatccaaaatttcattgaatgcATAACAAACACCGAAGAAGATGGTCCATTAGAAGGATTCAATCATAATCACAGTTCGCAGTTATTCCAACTGCTGTCGCTAGTCCTGGATTCCATCGGGCTATTTTCATTAGAAGGCGCCCTTTTGGAGAACCTGACATTATATATCGATAAACAAGTGAAAATTGCTGAAAGAAATACAGAATTATGGAACCTAATTGACATAAAGGGTTCACAGCACGGGTTTGCTACTTTGAGTTCTGGCAGTACAACTTCTCAAAAACAAGCCCTACCTGCCTACGCCATGGAATATTTGGACATTTAG
- the SYF2 gene encoding Syf2p (similar to Saccharomyces cerevisiae SYF2 (YGR129W); ancestral locus Anc_3.490), translating to MELDKLDQKLKVLKRKGVNVSIKNRKLADREIQEAGLNRKPKVYSMEDVNDGAEPVEDAETSDKDKAFHYTVQEYNAWKQKQNQRKNGQGQRSGNSYDQVAKLSYEKTLRNLVTQNSNKNENSVNKNDSNSSPKNGAIHKIQRNIKTGKIEIVDDDKLVNKLAFTLESESKKRYEARRKQMENAKTPSSVESFINDKNKQFNEKLSREPKDSN from the coding sequence ATGGAATTAGACAAATTGGACCAAAAGCTGAAGGTGctaaaaaggaaaggaGTTAATGTGTCTATAAAAAACAGGAAGTTGGCTGATAGAGAGATTCAGGAAGCAGGTTTAAACCGGAAACCAAAAGTCTACAGCATGGAAGATGTGAATGACGGAGCCGAACCAGTAGAGGATGCGGAAACATCTGATAAAGATAAAGCTTTTCATTACACCGTTCAGGAGTATAATGCATGGAAACAGAAGCAGaatcaaaggaaaaatggGCAAGGCCAACGCAGTGGGAATTCATACGATCAAGTCGCGAAATTGAGTTATGAAAAGACTTTAAGGAATCTCGTTACACAGAACTccaataaaaatgaaaactcGGTCAATAAAAATGACAGTAATAGCTCACCGAAAAATGGTGCGATCcataaaattcaaagaaatatcaaaacaggtaagattgaaattgtagatgatgataaattAGTAAATAAGTTAGCTTTTACTTTGGAATCTGAATCAAAGAAGAGATATGAGGCAAGGAGAAAGCAAATGGAAAATGCCAAAACACCATCTAGCGTTGAAAGCTTTATTAATGATAAGAATAAacaattcaatgaaaaattgagcAGAGAGCCAAAAGATTCGAACtga